One genomic region from Roseofilum reptotaenium CS-1145 encodes:
- a CDS encoding histidine phosphatase family protein: protein MAQTIWIARHANRLDFVNPEWFNTADRRYDPPLSDDGLVQVQELADRLKSEGISRIFASPFLRTVQTAHGVANVLDVPLRLHWGLGEWLNPEWMTECPKTRSLSELAAQFSRIDPEVPIEGKPCYPETETQCFARAGQTIRELVDRFAHEDLLFVGHGASVLGMAMGLVDGVTGADVNASLCAVVKVIKDGDRSIMELNGDTSHLSSHERRVRFH, encoded by the coding sequence ATGGCTCAAACAATTTGGATTGCGCGACATGCCAACCGCCTGGATTTTGTCAATCCGGAGTGGTTTAATACGGCCGATCGCCGTTACGATCCCCCTTTGTCTGACGATGGCTTAGTTCAAGTTCAAGAATTAGCCGATCGCCTAAAATCAGAAGGAATCAGCCGGATTTTTGCTTCCCCCTTTCTGCGAACGGTGCAAACCGCCCATGGAGTGGCGAATGTTCTGGATGTGCCGCTACGCTTGCATTGGGGTTTGGGAGAGTGGTTAAATCCAGAATGGATGACGGAGTGTCCCAAAACCCGGTCATTATCAGAATTAGCAGCTCAGTTTTCTCGTATTGATCCAGAGGTTCCGATTGAGGGAAAACCTTGCTATCCGGAAACTGAGACCCAATGTTTTGCCCGTGCAGGACAAACGATCCGAGAGTTAGTTGACCGGTTTGCTCATGAGGATTTGTTGTTTGTCGGTCATGGTGCGTCTGTATTAGGAATGGCGATGGGATTAGTGGATGGAGTGACGGGAGCAGATGTGAATGCTTCTTTGTGCGCTGTGGTCAAGGTGATTAAGGATGGCGATCGCTCAATTATGGAGTTAAATGGGGATACCTCCCATTTAAGTTCTCATGAGCGTCGAGTTCGGTTTCATTAA
- the pabB gene encoding aminodeoxychorismate synthase component I codes for MKKCSVKEFADSPMNNPKEGGITTNGLAYIYQYESKYWLQFEDPIQVYCLSGNSGNPIATLEEIENQVETQGCYAVGMLSYEASPAFDSALTVYEDPDFPQLWFALYDRPSRILSPQEFINLHSNITDPGISWESELTEADFHEAIARVQNYISQGDTFQVNYSFRLRSPFSGDPRWAFNLLRRSSPAPYSAYLDMGRYIIASASPELFFTLKGSTFTSKPMKGTAPRGKTLAEDRQLAEWLYHSQKNRAENVMIVDMVRNDIGRVATIGSVQVPRLFEVERYSTVWQMTSTVTAQTRSPLSQILANIFPCASITGAPKARTMEIIKELEGSPRRIYTGAIGYLSPGRKAIFNVAIRTLLIDRHTQQAEYGIGSGIVTDSNSQEEYQECYIKSRVIIEQQPPFSLLETLLWTPQSGYFLLSYHLQRLQDSAEYFNIPLDLSQLLQQLQTLAPALNRSAHKIRLLIDSQGELTLEPSPITPSSSLTPISLKLAPQPIDSSNIWLYHKTTHRQVYTRASAAVTECDEVLLWNEHHQITEASIANVVLHWQGQWITPPVTCGLLAGTFRAWLLDRNLIHEHPITLDMIAPSSTVYLINSVRGWQSARLIGSH; via the coding sequence ATGAAGAAGTGTTCTGTCAAAGAATTTGCTGATTCCCCCATGAATAACCCCAAAGAAGGGGGAATAACTACCAACGGTCTTGCCTATATCTACCAATATGAAAGCAAGTATTGGTTACAATTTGAAGATCCAATTCAAGTTTATTGTTTAAGTGGAAATTCTGGTAATCCGATCGCGACTCTAGAGGAAATTGAAAACCAAGTGGAAACACAGGGCTGTTATGCGGTGGGAATGCTCAGTTATGAAGCTTCTCCAGCGTTTGATAGTGCCTTAACGGTTTATGAAGACCCTGATTTTCCCCAACTTTGGTTTGCCCTGTACGATCGCCCCTCTCGTATCCTCAGCCCCCAGGAATTCATTAATCTCCACAGCAATATTACTGATCCAGGAATAAGCTGGGAAAGTGAACTCACTGAAGCCGACTTTCACGAGGCGATCGCGCGGGTTCAAAATTACATCAGCCAAGGGGATACCTTTCAAGTTAACTACTCCTTCCGCTTGCGATCGCCCTTTAGCGGCGATCCGCGCTGGGCATTCAATCTTCTGAGAAGATCGTCACCCGCCCCCTATTCAGCTTACCTGGACATGGGACGCTATATCATTGCTTCGGCTTCCCCCGAACTCTTTTTCACCCTTAAGGGTTCTACCTTCACCAGCAAACCCATGAAAGGAACTGCCCCACGGGGAAAAACCCTAGCTGAAGATCGTCAACTTGCCGAATGGTTGTACCATTCCCAGAAAAATCGTGCTGAAAACGTGATGATCGTCGATATGGTTCGTAATGATATCGGTCGAGTCGCCACCATTGGCAGCGTCCAAGTCCCTCGCTTATTTGAAGTCGAGCGCTATTCTACCGTCTGGCAAATGACTTCAACGGTGACGGCTCAAACGCGATCGCCCCTAAGCCAAATTCTCGCCAACATTTTCCCCTGCGCCTCCATCACGGGCGCACCCAAAGCCCGCACGATGGAGATCATTAAAGAACTCGAAGGCTCTCCCCGACGCATCTATACTGGGGCGATCGGTTATTTGAGTCCGGGACGTAAAGCCATATTTAACGTCGCCATCCGTACCCTCCTGATCGACCGACACACCCAACAAGCCGAATACGGTATCGGTAGCGGCATCGTCACCGACTCTAATAGTCAAGAAGAATATCAAGAATGCTATATCAAATCCCGCGTTATTATCGAGCAACAACCTCCCTTCTCCCTCCTCGAAACCCTCCTCTGGACTCCCCAATCTGGTTATTTCCTGCTCTCTTACCATCTGCAACGGCTTCAAGACTCAGCCGAATACTTTAATATTCCCCTAGATCTCTCCCAACTACTCCAGCAGCTCCAAACCCTAGCTCCTGCGCTCAACCGCTCTGCCCATAAAATTCGTCTGCTGATCGATTCCCAAGGAGAATTGACCCTAGAACCCTCTCCTATTACTCCTTCCTCCTCCCTCACCCCCATCAGCCTCAAACTTGCCCCTCAACCGATTGACTCGTCCAACATCTGGCTTTATCACAAAACCACCCATCGCCAAGTTTATACTCGAGCTAGTGCTGCGGTTACCGAGTGTGATGAGGTGCTGCTCTGGAACGAACACCATCAAATTACCGAAGCTAGCATTGCCAACGTTGTCCTCCATTGGCAGGGACAATGGATTACCCCTCCCGTCACCTGTGGACTTTTAGCGGGTACATTCCGCGCTTGGCTTTTAGATCGGAATCTGATTCACGAACACCCCATTACTCTAGATATGATCGCTCCCTCTTCTACTGTGTATCTGATTAACTCAGTTAGAGGATGGCAAAGTGCGCGGTTGATCGGCTCGCACTAA
- a CDS encoding ATP-binding protein, with amino-acid sequence MSSDRPQFDLALPSSKEGLWDWNLPTGHIFFNTNWQKILGFSESELPQTFSEFEALIHSEDLPIHQAALQSHIQGGTEFYESTYRLHCPSGGYRWILARGLCYRYSDGTPYRLAGSHTDVTSFKKAQEQESVLRLITDQIRSSLNLKTIWKTAVDQIQKLLDADRVLIYQFEPNWKGSVIVEKVVGNWGSTLGEVGADDCFSQDYAKLYKNGRVRVIHDILTSHLDECHVDFLQKFDVRSNLIVPIIIKEELWGLLIAHECKRSRRWKESEVTLLSHVAKQLAIAIYQANLYDQSQRAVQESEEKAHELELALLKLQTTQAQLIESEKKSSIGQLVAGIAHEINNPVSFIYGNIDFAKAYLNDLLELVQLYQSTFPEQGNEIEKFSEDIDLEFLQDDCMDLLDSMKNGASRIREIVLFLRTFSRLDEAQMKRVNLHDGIESTLMIVNHRLQKSGNRPMIEVFKNYGVLPPVECYAGQLNQVFMNILVNAIDAIDSAWEHYSNRDSPEIRITTEDWHMQSVKILITDNGVGMSDLIRQRLFTPFYSTKPVGKGKGLGLSLCHAIIVDHHGGKLSCDSEPGKGTTFIIELPLHQS; translated from the coding sequence ATGTCTTCCGATCGCCCCCAATTCGATCTAGCGCTACCCAGTTCTAAAGAAGGATTATGGGATTGGAATCTACCCACTGGGCACATATTTTTCAATACAAATTGGCAGAAAATCTTGGGATTTTCGGAATCTGAATTACCCCAAACCTTTAGCGAATTTGAAGCCTTAATTCATTCGGAAGATCTACCCATACATCAAGCCGCTCTCCAATCCCATATTCAAGGAGGGACTGAATTTTATGAAAGTACCTACCGCTTACACTGTCCTAGTGGTGGCTATCGGTGGATTTTAGCCCGTGGACTATGTTATCGCTATAGTGATGGAACCCCTTACCGTTTAGCGGGTTCCCACACAGATGTGACTTCGTTCAAGAAAGCCCAGGAACAAGAATCGGTTCTCCGCTTAATTACCGATCAAATTCGCAGTAGTTTAAACTTAAAAACGATTTGGAAAACTGCCGTCGATCAAATTCAAAAACTTTTGGATGCCGATCGAGTACTCATTTACCAATTTGAACCGAACTGGAAAGGGTCAGTAATTGTCGAAAAAGTAGTAGGAAACTGGGGATCGACTTTGGGAGAAGTTGGAGCAGATGATTGTTTTTCCCAAGACTATGCCAAGCTCTATAAAAATGGCAGAGTTAGGGTGATTCATGATATTTTAACCTCTCACTTGGATGAGTGTCATGTCGATTTCTTACAAAAATTTGATGTCCGTTCTAATCTGATTGTCCCGATTATTATCAAAGAGGAATTATGGGGTTTATTGATTGCCCATGAATGTAAGCGATCGCGCCGTTGGAAAGAATCAGAAGTTACCCTATTATCCCATGTAGCTAAACAGTTAGCCATTGCCATTTATCAAGCTAATTTGTACGATCAATCTCAGCGGGCAGTTCAAGAATCAGAAGAAAAAGCTCATGAATTAGAGCTGGCGTTGCTCAAACTGCAAACAACTCAGGCTCAATTAATTGAAAGTGAGAAAAAATCGTCTATTGGTCAATTGGTCGCTGGAATTGCCCATGAAATCAATAATCCCGTAAGCTTTATTTATGGAAATATTGATTTTGCCAAAGCCTATCTCAATGATTTGTTAGAATTAGTTCAGTTATACCAAAGTACATTCCCTGAGCAAGGAAATGAGATTGAAAAATTTTCTGAGGATATTGATTTAGAGTTCTTGCAAGATGATTGTATGGATTTATTAGACTCCATGAAGAATGGAGCTTCTCGGATTCGCGAAATTGTTTTATTTCTGAGGACATTTTCCCGGTTAGATGAAGCTCAAATGAAACGAGTGAATCTCCATGATGGCATTGAAAGCACATTGATGATTGTGAATCATCGCTTACAGAAGAGTGGGAATCGCCCAATGATTGAAGTGTTTAAAAACTATGGCGTTTTGCCTCCGGTTGAATGCTATGCTGGGCAACTCAATCAGGTATTCATGAATATATTAGTCAATGCCATTGATGCGATTGATAGCGCCTGGGAACATTACTCGAATCGGGATAGTCCAGAAATTAGGATTACCACTGAAGATTGGCACATGCAATCTGTAAAAATATTGATTACTGATAATGGAGTGGGCATGTCAGATTTAATTCGCCAGCGTTTATTTACGCCTTTTTATAGTACCAAACCGGTTGGGAAGGGAAAAGGACTAGGTTTGAGTTTATGTCATGCTATTATTGTTGATCATCATGGGGGAAAATTATCCTGTGACTCTGAACCCGGGAAGGGCACAACGTTCATCATTGAATTGCCCTTACACCAGAGTTAA
- a CDS encoding class I SAM-dependent methyltransferase codes for MLLHPQDRTKLDSSDDLQFYAFPRFVTHVDEGFIQQLTDLYRDRLKPQTRILDLMSSWVSHLPEELTFEHVEGHGLNEDELAKNPRLNHYWVQDLNQTLQLPFEDQSFDAVLNCVSIQYLQYPDAIFSEIHRILKPGGVVIVSFSNRMFYQKAIQIWRDGTDKTRLNLLKQYIQSVSGFTEPEFIVRLPNVPTLLQLMGWGGGDPFYAAIAYRQDPT; via the coding sequence ATGCTCTTACACCCCCAAGACCGCACTAAACTTGATTCTAGCGACGATCTCCAGTTTTATGCTTTTCCTCGGTTCGTCACCCATGTGGATGAGGGGTTTATCCAGCAGTTAACTGACCTTTATCGAGATCGCCTCAAACCCCAGACCCGAATTTTAGATTTAATGAGTAGTTGGGTTTCCCATCTTCCTGAAGAGCTGACATTTGAGCATGTGGAAGGCCATGGTTTAAATGAAGACGAGTTAGCCAAAAACCCCCGCTTAAATCACTATTGGGTGCAAGACCTCAATCAAACTCTGCAACTGCCATTTGAGGATCAAAGCTTTGATGCAGTTCTCAATTGTGTCTCTATACAATATTTGCAATACCCCGATGCCATTTTTAGTGAAATTCACCGTATCCTGAAACCCGGTGGGGTCGTCATTGTCAGCTTTTCTAATCGCATGTTTTATCAAAAAGCGATTCAAATTTGGCGTGATGGTACAGATAAAACTCGCCTCAACCTTCTTAAACAATATATCCAATCGGTATCTGGATTTACAGAACCTGAATTTATTGTGCGTTTACCTAACGTTCCGACCCTCTTGCAACTCATGGGTTGGGGAGGAGGAGATCCCTTTTATGCGGCGATCGCCTACCGCCAAGATCCAACTTGA
- a CDS encoding SPFH domain-containing protein, which yields MIPSIIIFFLVAIACLSGSLVIIPEPYQGLVERLGKYHRTLDPGVNFIIPLLEKVVIRALMSERLLDVPPQQTITKDNVSLAVDAIVYWQIVNLRRAYYAINDIEHALENLVLTNLRGEIGRLEMSQTFSGIKEINQALLKQIDSITDSWGVKLIRVEVRDITPPKTILESLEKERAAESQRLASIIEAQGGAQSMKILAEALGIDSRSPEFIQFIIARHYLDTNEKLTASPNSKVFFMNPSVLNDTLINLLESERSGLKKIDLPPTSSPGNGSEGNPDG from the coding sequence ATGATTCCCAGTATTATTATTTTCTTTTTAGTGGCGATCGCCTGTCTATCGGGTTCCCTCGTGATCATTCCGGAACCCTATCAAGGCTTAGTCGAGCGCTTGGGCAAATATCACCGTACCCTAGACCCTGGAGTCAATTTTATTATACCGCTGCTGGAAAAAGTGGTGATTCGAGCCTTGATGAGTGAGCGTTTGTTGGATGTCCCTCCCCAACAAACCATCACCAAAGATAATGTATCGTTAGCTGTTGATGCGATCGTTTACTGGCAAATTGTAAACCTAAGACGTGCCTATTATGCCATTAACGATATTGAACATGCCTTAGAAAACTTAGTGTTAACTAATTTGCGGGGGGAAATTGGCCGCCTAGAAATGAGCCAAACCTTTTCAGGAATTAAAGAAATTAATCAAGCTTTGCTAAAACAAATCGACTCGATTACTGACTCTTGGGGAGTGAAGTTAATTCGAGTAGAAGTGCGAGATATTACTCCGCCAAAAACCATTCTTGAATCTTTGGAAAAAGAACGAGCAGCGGAAAGCCAACGTCTGGCTTCGATTATTGAAGCCCAAGGTGGAGCGCAATCGATGAAAATCTTGGCTGAGGCGTTAGGAATAGACTCTAGAAGCCCTGAATTTATCCAATTTATCATCGCCCGACACTATCTAGATACGAATGAAAAGCTTACTGCTAGTCCCAACTCTAAGGTTTTCTTTATGAATCCTAGCGTTTTGAATGACACCCTAATCAACCTTCTTGAATCTGAACGTTCGGGATTGAAGAAAATTGATCTACCTCCTACGTCCTCACCTGGAAATGGCTCGGAAGGCAACCCTGATGGCTAA
- a CDS encoding HNH endonuclease: MRNLVVTSATHVLSQSVVVFSKNYLPVSRIDLKRAIALLVTGKAEPLDLVKGQEWMVRSPNLVLMVPEHIRLTFAGTEGIWKTPPVNRKELLRRDKQMCQYCGSKKNLTIDHVIPRSKGGQHSWDNVVIACQSCNSRKGDRTPEQSGLKLRTQPKAPIHPAVAFAEQFWREHQRDLDAYGG, translated from the coding sequence ATGAGGAACTTAGTCGTGACCAGTGCAACCCATGTTTTAAGTCAATCGGTAGTCGTATTTTCTAAGAACTACTTACCCGTCAGTCGGATCGATCTTAAACGAGCGATCGCCCTTTTGGTAACTGGAAAAGCCGAACCTTTAGATTTAGTCAAAGGACAAGAATGGATGGTTCGCTCTCCTAATTTAGTACTGATGGTTCCTGAACATATCCGATTGACTTTTGCGGGGACAGAGGGCATTTGGAAAACACCGCCCGTTAACCGAAAAGAACTGTTACGGCGAGATAAACAGATGTGCCAATACTGTGGCAGTAAGAAGAATTTGACGATCGATCATGTGATCCCTCGGTCAAAAGGAGGTCAACACAGTTGGGATAATGTGGTGATTGCCTGTCAATCTTGTAATTCTCGCAAGGGCGATCGCACCCCAGAACAATCCGGCCTTAAACTACGAACTCAACCGAAAGCACCAATCCACCCGGCCGTGGCGTTTGCGGAACAGTTCTGGAGAGAACATCAAAGAGACCTGGATGCGTATGGAGGCTAG
- a CDS encoding alr0857 family protein yields the protein MLKLTYLDNDFHLERFATSLEDWVTARLTFLLHVGEPISLEKTTASFLLPADLPEMRALETQVRRQVDDRITLDRVDCDYREVSLRGTWLTSNPEAEEGIFLVELGDRTEFFLFHLWMASKTQTAMKN from the coding sequence ATGTTGAAGTTAACCTATTTAGATAATGATTTTCATCTAGAGCGCTTTGCCACATCCCTGGAAGATTGGGTCACCGCTCGCTTAACCTTTCTGTTGCACGTGGGTGAGCCAATCTCCCTAGAAAAGACAACAGCCTCTTTCCTACTGCCTGCGGATTTGCCAGAAATGCGCGCCTTAGAAACCCAGGTACGCCGTCAGGTTGATGACCGGATTACGTTAGATCGGGTAGATTGCGATTACAGGGAAGTCAGCTTGCGAGGCACGTGGTTAACGTCTAATCCTGAAGCAGAAGAAGGAATCTTCTTAGTTGAATTAGGCGATCGTACGGAGTTCTTTCTCTTCCACCTCTGGATGGCATCTAAAACCCAAACCGCGATGAAAAATTAA
- a CDS encoding XisI protein: protein MDTLENYRELVRNLILKYGQYKPSNGEIEPEVILDLERDRYELMNVGWDNQRRVHGSVIHIDIIDGKIWIQHDATNICVAEELVELGVPPQDIILGFHPPHVRQYTDFGVA, encoded by the coding sequence ATGGATACCCTAGAGAACTATCGCGAACTGGTTCGTAATCTGATCCTCAAATATGGGCAATACAAACCGTCTAATGGGGAGATTGAACCGGAAGTGATCCTTGATTTGGAGCGAGATCGCTATGAACTGATGAATGTAGGTTGGGATAACCAACGGCGCGTCCATGGTTCGGTGATTCATATTGATATTATTGACGGCAAAATCTGGATTCAACATGACGCAACCAATATTTGTGTAGCTGAAGAGTTGGTAGAGCTAGGGGTTCCCCCACAGGATATCATTTTAGGCTTCCATCCTCCCCATGTGCGTCAATACACAGATTTTGGTGTGGCTTGA
- a CDS encoding element excision factor XisH family protein, with translation MTDDPLYLSYGGRDLFVDLGAERSAIAAQKGNRKIAVEIKSFLKSSPVTDLGDALGQYGIYQSILAELQPERMLYLAVPKRTYETILTEKLGQLILRNWDIKLMIFDEVARRLIQWIP, from the coding sequence ATTACGGATGATCCACTCTATTTATCTTATGGAGGTCGGGATTTATTCGTCGATCTGGGCGCAGAACGAAGTGCGATCGCCGCACAAAAGGGAAATCGTAAAATAGCTGTTGAAATTAAAAGTTTCCTCAAGTCTTCTCCAGTAACCGATCTGGGAGATGCACTTGGACAGTATGGAATATATCAAAGCATCCTAGCAGAACTGCAACCGGAACGAATGCTCTATCTTGCAGTTCCCAAACGAACGTATGAAACGATTTTGACGGAAAAGTTAGGTCAGCTTATTTTAAGAAATTGGGATATCAAACTGATGATTTTTGATGAAGTCGCAAGGAGATTGATCCAATGGATACCCTAG
- the glgB gene encoding 1,4-alpha-glucan branching enzyme yields the protein MSMTIATDQIDRIVWNQHHDPFEVLGPHKIENNGKSTWVVRAYQPNAESVSVVLPEKRQEYPMQSVHNPHFFECNIDIPELSNYQLRIKEGEHERIIYDPYAFKSPKLTEFDIHLFAEGNHHRIYEKLGAHLMTVDGVKGVYFAVWAPNARNVSVLGTFNNWDGRQHQMRRTGNGVWELFIPDLGVNTLYKYEIKNPHGHIYEKSDPYGFQQEVRPKTSSIVTDLDDYTWGDSDWMEERRNTDPLNKPVSVYELHLGSWLHASSEEPAKLPNGETEPVVITSELNPGGRFLTYRELAHTLIPYVKELGFTHIELLPVAEHPFDGSWGYQVTGYYAATSRFGTPQDFMYFVDQCHQNGIGVLVDWVPGHFPKDGHGLAFFDGTHLYEHADPRKGEHKEWGTLVFNYGRNEVRNFLVANALFWFDKFHIDGMRVDAVASMLYLNYLRKDGEWVANQYGGHEHIEAADFLRQVNHCVFSYFPGTISVAEESTSWPMVSWPTYVGGLGFNLKWNMGWMHDMLDYFSLDPWFRQFHQNNVTFSIMYHYSENFMLALSHDEVVHCKSSIIGKMPGPTDDPNHWQKFASVRALFSYMYAHPGKKTLFMGMEFGQWNEWNVWSDLEWQLLQYEEHQKLKKFMSEVNALYRSEPALYTQDFNQEGFSWIDCNDNNHSVVSFIRRDKESDDFLVIVCNFTPQPHSHYRIGVPEPGFYTELFNSDSYEFGGSNMGNLGGKWTDEWWFHNYPYSVELCLPPLGVLYLKLDREKTQAAFQVDAVEVQEAEAV from the coding sequence ATGTCAATGACCATTGCCACCGACCAAATTGATCGCATTGTATGGAACCAACATCATGACCCCTTTGAAGTTCTTGGCCCCCACAAAATAGAAAATAACGGTAAATCAACCTGGGTCGTGCGAGCCTATCAACCCAACGCCGAATCTGTATCCGTGGTACTGCCCGAAAAACGCCAAGAATACCCCATGCAGTCGGTACATAATCCCCACTTCTTCGAGTGCAACATTGACATCCCCGAACTAAGTAACTACCAACTGCGAATCAAAGAAGGCGAACACGAGCGCATCATCTACGACCCCTACGCCTTCAAATCTCCCAAACTCACCGAATTTGATATTCACCTGTTTGCCGAAGGAAACCATCACCGCATCTACGAAAAACTCGGCGCTCACCTCATGACTGTTGATGGCGTAAAAGGAGTTTACTTTGCCGTTTGGGCCCCCAACGCCAGAAACGTCTCCGTTCTTGGAACCTTCAACAACTGGGATGGCCGTCAGCACCAAATGCGACGCACGGGTAACGGAGTCTGGGAACTTTTCATTCCTGACCTGGGTGTAAACACCCTCTACAAATACGAAATCAAAAACCCTCACGGACACATCTACGAAAAATCAGACCCCTATGGGTTCCAACAAGAAGTCCGGCCCAAAACCAGCTCCATCGTTACTGACCTAGATGACTACACCTGGGGGGATAGCGACTGGATGGAAGAGAGACGGAATACTGACCCCTTAAACAAACCGGTTTCTGTCTACGAACTCCATTTAGGGTCATGGCTCCATGCCTCTTCAGAAGAACCCGCTAAACTGCCCAATGGTGAAACTGAACCGGTTGTCATCACTTCAGAACTTAATCCTGGTGGTCGCTTCCTCACCTATCGCGAACTGGCTCATACACTAATTCCCTACGTTAAAGAACTGGGTTTTACCCATATTGAACTACTTCCCGTCGCCGAACACCCCTTTGATGGTAGTTGGGGTTACCAAGTCACGGGTTATTATGCCGCAACCTCCCGGTTTGGAACGCCCCAAGATTTCATGTACTTTGTCGATCAATGTCACCAAAATGGCATCGGGGTATTAGTAGACTGGGTTCCCGGACACTTCCCCAAAGATGGTCATGGTCTGGCGTTCTTTGATGGCACCCATCTCTATGAACATGCTGACCCTCGGAAAGGGGAACATAAGGAATGGGGAACCTTAGTGTTTAATTATGGCCGCAATGAAGTCCGCAACTTTTTAGTGGCCAACGCCCTCTTCTGGTTTGATAAATTCCACATTGATGGGATGCGAGTCGATGCAGTTGCGTCCATGCTCTATCTGAATTATCTGCGTAAAGATGGGGAATGGGTTGCGAATCAATATGGCGGTCATGAACATATTGAAGCGGCTGATTTTCTGCGCCAAGTTAACCATTGCGTATTTAGTTATTTCCCTGGAACGATTTCGGTGGCGGAAGAATCGACTTCTTGGCCGATGGTTTCTTGGCCGACCTACGTTGGTGGTTTAGGCTTCAATTTGAAGTGGAACATGGGCTGGATGCATGATATGTTGGACTACTTCAGTCTTGACCCCTGGTTCCGGCAGTTCCATCAAAATAATGTCACCTTTAGCATTATGTATCACTATAGTGAGAACTTTATGCTGGCGCTCTCCCATGATGAGGTGGTGCATTGTAAGAGTAGCATTATTGGTAAGATGCCTGGGCCAACCGATGACCCGAACCATTGGCAAAAATTTGCTAGTGTCCGCGCTCTGTTTAGTTATATGTATGCTCACCCTGGCAAGAAAACGTTGTTTATGGGCATGGAGTTTGGCCAGTGGAATGAGTGGAATGTGTGGAGCGATTTAGAGTGGCAGTTGTTGCAGTATGAAGAGCATCAAAAACTGAAGAAGTTTATGAGTGAGGTTAATGCTCTATATCGTAGCGAGCCAGCTCTTTATACTCAGGATTTTAATCAAGAAGGGTTCTCTTGGATTGATTGTAATGATAATAATCATAGTGTGGTTTCTTTTATCCGTCGGGATAAGGAATCCGATGACTTTTTAGTGATTGTTTGTAACTTTACGCCTCAACCCCATTCCCACTACCGAATTGGAGTTCCTGAGCCAGGATTCTATACGGAGTTGTTTAATAGTGATTCCTATGAGTTTGGCGGTAGCAATATGGGGAATTTGGGGGGTAAATGGACTGATGAGTGGTGGTTCCATAATTATCCCTATTCGGTTGAGTTGTGCTTACCTCCGTTAGGGGTGTTGTATTTGAAGTTGGATCGGGAAAAAACTCAGGCTGCGTTTCAGGTAGATGCGGTTGAGGTCCAAGAGGCTGAAGCGGTGTAA
- a CDS encoding glutathione S-transferase family protein, which produces MRLLQFSTSHYCRKARLILGYKKITYDVENLTPGVHILRVKPLTGGQTVPVLLSENQAIGDSTEIWHYLEKEHPDRTLILGDRHQQQQAELLEDWLDESLGVATRFIYYHYRSGEGKSIDPSWFSQAVIQIVKKQYNIGPRAVALASQRLELGLKILGDSWQNQPYLVSQQISIADIAAAGLLSPLALIPHYRTQYPWLFQRIEEIHQLCGEALPPGLGS; this is translated from the coding sequence ATGCGTCTACTGCAATTTAGTACCTCTCATTACTGTCGCAAAGCCCGCTTAATTCTAGGCTATAAGAAAATTACTTATGACGTAGAAAACCTAACTCCTGGGGTTCACATTCTGCGCGTCAAACCCCTAACGGGAGGGCAAACTGTACCAGTACTGTTATCAGAGAACCAAGCCATTGGAGATTCGACTGAAATTTGGCACTATCTGGAGAAAGAGCATCCCGATCGCACTCTAATTTTAGGCGATCGCCACCAACAGCAGCAAGCCGAACTTCTCGAAGACTGGCTCGACGAAAGTCTAGGCGTTGCCACCCGCTTCATTTACTATCACTATCGCTCTGGAGAGGGAAAATCCATTGATCCCTCCTGGTTTAGCCAAGCCGTCATTCAAATTGTCAAAAAACAATATAACATCGGCCCCCGTGCCGTTGCCCTCGCCAGCCAACGCCTAGAATTAGGCCTGAAAATCCTGGGCGACTCCTGGCAAAATCAACCCTATCTTGTTAGCCAACAGATTAGTATTGCTGATATTGCAGCCGCGGGTCTCCTCAGTCCCCTAGCCCTGATTCCCCACTACAGAACCCAATATCCCTGGTTATTTCAAAGAATAGAGGAAATCCATCAACTTTGTGGGGAAGCCTTACCCCCAGGGTTAGGGAGCTAG